From the Oleiharenicola lentus genome, one window contains:
- a CDS encoding GIY-YIG nuclease family protein: protein MPVQRRAWTYLLASRKNGTLYVGVTTDLRTRVWQHRTGAVEGSPSSIA, encoded by the coding sequence ATGCCTGTACAACGCCGCGCCTGGACTTACCTGCTCGCGAGTCGGAAAAATGGCACACTCTATGTTGGTGTGACAACGGACCTGCGCACGCGAGTCTGGCAGCACCGAACCGGGGCCGTCGAGGGGTCACCAAGCAGTATCGCGTGA
- a CDS encoding YbaB/EbfC family nucleoid-associated protein: protein MAGVGTLLKQAKKMQTKIEEMQKSLETRELEVSSGGGAVQVKINGAGKFIALKLDPEFLKEDPRLVEETLLNAVQEAAVKAKALSDSEMQRISAGFQMPGMF from the coding sequence ATGGCCGGCGTAGGCACATTACTCAAACAGGCGAAAAAGATGCAGACGAAGATCGAGGAGATGCAAAAATCCCTCGAGACTCGCGAACTGGAGGTTTCCAGCGGCGGTGGCGCCGTGCAGGTTAAGATCAATGGCGCAGGCAAGTTTATCGCCCTGAAGCTCGACCCCGAGTTTCTCAAGGAGGACCCGAGGCTGGTCGAGGAGACCCTGCTGAATGCCGTGCAGGAGGCGGCCGTAAAGGCGAAGGCGCTCAGCGACTCCGAGATGCAGCGCATCTCCGCCGGGTTCCAGATGCCGGGAATGTTCTGA
- a CDS encoding DNA topoisomerase III: MKTLVIAEKPSVAADLARALGKVPKKGDHYENDEYVISSAVGHLVGLQMPEDIDKKKYGFWRLETLPIIPDEFELMPLPEGKDRFAQLKKLLARKDVTAVINACDAGREGELIFTYIYQLTKCKKPFSRLWMSSMTNEGIQAAFKSLRTAEQMQGLADAARCRSEADWLIGINGTRAITKRMFGSRAGNVASVGRVQTPTLAIVFNRELEIRNFKPRGYWRITAKFGVAKGEYEGVYQRPDFKKSDDEHDRVDRVWDEAMAKAVHAACAGQPVASVTEEKKPATQIAPRLYDLTTLQREANSRFGFPAKRTLQIAQALYERHKMITYPRTDSRALPEDYIPLVRQTLANLHGDLKVHAERVLDKGWVQPNKRIFNNAQVSDHFAIIPTQHEAKHLDEAEAKLFDMIARRFVATFHPVAEFDVTTRISTVATHNFKTEGKVLTSPGWLAVYGKTTVDEDSADSKALPALSPEDKAKAKTLSAELHAESTKPPPRYSEATLLSAMEGAGKLIDDEEFAEAMKERGLGTPATRADTIEGLVNQKYLDRNQRELVPTAKAEQLLQFLGAVKAENITSPAMTGEWEWHLREMEHGKFAREKFMAEIVKETKGIVERVKGFEEDDSVARTTDIISPTDGKPLKETLRGYKSQDGELMVYKIVGGRRMEEPEVKQLVENRQVGPLDGFISNKTRNRFSAVLKLALVEEEKKGEVVKKWKTEFDFGDKVDIGTLTPIWSDPKTGADLCESGSSFIVRERKSDGTWEQTFRIGRIMCQKPIPAEQVIKLVGEGKTDLIENFISKKGRPFSAFLKKEGGKFAWEFPPRAPKLDKDGKPIERKARAKADLSKATVLGESKTHPGGQLVELGDAYYVRKPDQDNRQVFKLSKKLCEVNLPVEQVQKLLSDGRSDLIEGFVSKRGNKFSAYLVLAQKQDKADFEFPPR, translated from the coding sequence ATGAAGACACTGGTCATCGCCGAGAAGCCTTCCGTCGCCGCCGATCTGGCGCGCGCGCTCGGCAAAGTTCCGAAGAAAGGCGACCATTACGAGAACGACGAATATGTGATTTCGTCGGCGGTCGGCCATCTGGTGGGACTTCAGATGCCCGAGGACATCGACAAGAAGAAATACGGCTTCTGGCGGCTCGAGACTCTCCCGATCATTCCCGACGAATTCGAGCTGATGCCCCTGCCCGAGGGCAAGGATCGCTTCGCCCAGCTGAAAAAACTCCTCGCCCGCAAGGATGTCACCGCCGTCATCAACGCCTGCGACGCCGGCCGCGAGGGCGAGCTGATCTTCACCTATATCTACCAGCTCACGAAGTGTAAGAAGCCGTTCTCGCGGCTGTGGATGTCGTCCATGACCAACGAGGGCATCCAGGCGGCGTTCAAGAGCCTGCGCACCGCCGAGCAGATGCAGGGCCTGGCCGACGCCGCCCGCTGCCGCAGCGAGGCCGACTGGCTCATCGGCATCAACGGCACCCGCGCCATCACCAAGCGCATGTTCGGCTCCCGCGCCGGCAACGTCGCCTCGGTCGGCCGCGTGCAGACCCCCACCCTCGCCATCGTCTTCAACCGCGAGCTGGAGATCCGTAATTTCAAGCCCCGCGGCTACTGGCGCATCACCGCCAAGTTCGGCGTGGCGAAGGGCGAATACGAGGGCGTTTACCAGCGCCCTGACTTCAAGAAGTCCGACGACGAGCACGACCGCGTGGACCGCGTGTGGGACGAGGCCATGGCCAAGGCCGTCCACGCCGCCTGCGCGGGCCAGCCCGTCGCGAGCGTCACCGAGGAAAAGAAGCCTGCCACGCAGATCGCGCCGCGCCTCTACGACCTCACCACGCTCCAGCGCGAAGCCAACAGCCGGTTCGGTTTTCCCGCCAAGCGAACGCTCCAGATCGCCCAGGCCCTCTACGAGCGCCACAAGATGATCACCTATCCCCGCACCGACTCGCGCGCGCTGCCGGAGGATTACATCCCGCTCGTCCGCCAGACCCTCGCCAACCTGCACGGCGACCTCAAGGTCCACGCCGAGCGCGTGCTCGACAAGGGCTGGGTCCAGCCGAACAAGCGCATCTTCAACAACGCGCAGGTCTCCGACCACTTCGCCATCATCCCGACCCAGCACGAGGCCAAGCACCTCGACGAGGCTGAGGCCAAGCTGTTCGACATGATCGCCCGGCGCTTCGTGGCGACGTTCCACCCGGTCGCGGAGTTCGACGTCACCACGCGCATCAGCACGGTCGCGACACACAATTTCAAGACCGAGGGCAAGGTTCTCACCTCGCCGGGCTGGCTCGCGGTCTATGGCAAGACGACCGTGGACGAGGATTCCGCCGACTCCAAGGCCCTGCCCGCCCTCTCGCCCGAGGACAAGGCCAAGGCGAAAACCCTTTCCGCCGAGCTGCACGCCGAGTCCACCAAGCCGCCGCCGCGCTACTCCGAGGCCACGCTGCTCTCCGCCATGGAAGGCGCCGGCAAGCTCATCGACGACGAGGAATTTGCCGAGGCCATGAAGGAGCGCGGTCTGGGCACACCCGCCACGCGCGCCGACACCATCGAGGGTCTCGTCAACCAGAAGTATCTCGACCGCAACCAGCGCGAGCTCGTCCCCACGGCCAAGGCCGAGCAGCTCCTCCAGTTCCTCGGCGCCGTGAAGGCCGAGAACATCACCAGCCCCGCCATGACCGGCGAATGGGAGTGGCACCTCCGCGAGATGGAGCACGGCAAGTTCGCCCGCGAGAAGTTCATGGCCGAGATCGTCAAGGAGACGAAGGGCATCGTCGAGCGCGTGAAGGGCTTCGAGGAGGACGACTCCGTCGCCCGCACCACAGACATCATCTCCCCCACCGACGGCAAGCCGCTGAAGGAAACGCTCCGCGGCTACAAGTCGCAGGACGGCGAGCTGATGGTCTACAAGATCGTCGGCGGGCGCCGCATGGAGGAACCGGAGGTCAAGCAACTCGTCGAAAACCGGCAGGTCGGCCCGCTCGACGGCTTCATCTCCAACAAGACCCGCAACCGTTTCTCCGCCGTGCTCAAGCTCGCCCTCGTCGAGGAGGAGAAGAAGGGCGAGGTCGTGAAGAAGTGGAAGACCGAGTTCGACTTCGGCGACAAGGTGGACATCGGCACGCTCACCCCGATCTGGTCGGATCCGAAGACCGGCGCCGACCTCTGCGAGAGCGGCAGCAGCTTCATCGTCCGCGAGAGGAAGTCCGACGGCACCTGGGAGCAGACTTTTCGCATCGGCCGCATCATGTGCCAGAAGCCCATCCCCGCCGAGCAGGTCATCAAGCTCGTCGGCGAGGGGAAGACCGACCTCATCGAAAATTTCATTTCCAAGAAGGGCCGCCCCTTCAGCGCGTTCCTCAAGAAGGAAGGCGGCAAGTTCGCCTGGGAGTTCCCGCCGCGCGCCCCGAAGCTCGACAAGGACGGCAAGCCCATCGAGCGCAAGGCCCGCGCCAAGGCCGACCTCTCCAAGGCCACGGTCCTCGGCGAAAGCAAGACGCACCCCGGCGGCCAGCTCGTCGAACTCGGCGACGCCTACTACGTGCGCAAGCCCGACCAGGACAACCGCCAGGTCTTCAAGCTCTCGAAGAAACTCTGCGAGGTGAACCTTCCCGTCGAGCAGGTGCAGAAGCTCCTCTCCGACGGCCGCAGCGACCTGATCGAGGGCTTCGTCTCCAAGCGTGGCAACAAGTTCAGCGCCTACCTCGTCCTCGCCCAGAAGCAGGACAAGGCCGACTTCGAGTTTCCTCCTCGTTAA
- a CDS encoding pyridoxal-phosphate-dependent aminotransferase family protein, with amino-acid sequence MSYKLFIPGPIAVSEKTLRAMAQPMIGHRSNDFVALYQSIQPDLQALFFTQDPVYISTSSAWGVMEGAIRNLTQKKVLCCMNGAFSDKWLDVAQRSGLAAAGLKSEWGQPVDPEALRKELATGQYDTVTLIHNETSCGCMSDLPAIAAVLKQFPDVISIVDTVSSFSAMPIKKDELGIDVIITGSQKALALPPGLSLLTPSKRALARAALCKTRGYYFDLLEFQKNHEAGMTPSTPVIPLIYALKSKLEDIKAEGAEARYARHARLNKTVRDHVLAKGFKLFPKEGHGSVSLNCFANTLNVDLAALNKILKSKHKLVIDGGYGKLKGLTFRISNMGDETDETIAAMLKSLDAALAELGAK; translated from the coding sequence ATGAGCTACAAACTCTTCATTCCCGGACCGATCGCGGTCTCCGAGAAAACCCTGCGCGCGATGGCCCAGCCGATGATCGGCCACCGCAGCAACGACTTCGTCGCGCTCTACCAGTCCATCCAGCCGGACCTGCAGGCCCTCTTTTTCACGCAGGATCCGGTCTATATCAGCACCAGCAGCGCCTGGGGCGTGATGGAAGGCGCCATCCGCAACCTCACCCAGAAGAAGGTGCTGTGCTGCATGAACGGCGCGTTTTCCGACAAGTGGCTTGATGTCGCCCAGCGCAGCGGCCTCGCCGCCGCCGGCCTGAAGTCCGAATGGGGCCAGCCCGTGGACCCCGAGGCCCTCCGCAAGGAACTCGCCACCGGCCAATACGACACCGTCACCCTCATCCACAACGAGACCTCCTGCGGCTGCATGAGCGACCTGCCGGCCATCGCCGCCGTGCTGAAACAGTTCCCTGACGTCATCAGCATCGTGGACACGGTCAGCTCGTTCAGCGCGATGCCGATCAAGAAGGACGAACTGGGCATCGATGTCATCATCACCGGCTCGCAGAAGGCCCTCGCCCTGCCCCCCGGCCTCTCGCTGCTCACGCCCTCGAAGCGCGCCCTCGCCCGCGCCGCCCTCTGCAAGACCCGCGGCTATTACTTCGACCTGCTCGAGTTCCAGAAGAACCACGAGGCCGGCATGACCCCGAGCACGCCGGTCATCCCGCTCATCTACGCCCTCAAGTCCAAGCTCGAGGACATCAAGGCCGAGGGCGCCGAGGCCCGCTACGCCCGCCACGCGCGCCTGAACAAGACGGTGCGCGACCATGTGCTCGCGAAAGGCTTCAAGCTCTTCCCCAAGGAGGGCCACGGCTCCGTCTCGCTTAACTGCTTCGCCAACACGCTCAACGTGGACCTCGCCGCGCTGAACAAGATTCTCAAGTCGAAGCACAAGCTCGTGATCGACGGCGGCTACGGCAAGCTCAAGGGCCTGACCTTCCGCATCTCGAACATGGGCGACGAAACCGACGAGACCATCGCCGCGATGCTGAAGTCGCTCGACGCCGCGCTTGCCGAGCTGGGCGCGAAGTAA
- the lpxK gene encoding tetraacyldisaccharide 4'-kinase, which yields MPNRWFRHKADQFEQFAIDVIMGRREDMPAVVFGAFLQACSYLFSGIVQLRWWLYRKRILRDQPLGCLVVVVGNLTVGGTGKTPVVEKFARALRDRGRKVAILSRGYKSKAPPFWKKWWFWLNHTEDAPPRIVSDGKTVLLDSEVAGDEPFMLARNLPGVVVLVDKDRVKAGAYAIKRFGCDTLVLDDGFQYLPLKGRLNLLLVDKTNPFGNGFLLPRGILREPIKHLKRASYVFLTKSKGVRDDELEAMIRRFNPDAEIIECAHKPQYLQRIDGGERLPLSAIAGKRIGAFSGIAAPESFEGFLRETGARLDYTKRFLDHHRFTTDELQAVFHEALEARVDMVITTEKDAVRIDTTRRIPLPCYYLRLEIDILRGASDFDEAVGKICFPRGEPVLASNPPL from the coding sequence ATGCCCAACCGCTGGTTCCGTCATAAGGCCGACCAATTCGAGCAATTCGCCATCGACGTGATCATGGGCCGGCGCGAGGACATGCCGGCCGTTGTGTTCGGGGCCTTTTTGCAGGCGTGCTCGTATCTTTTCAGCGGCATTGTGCAGCTGCGCTGGTGGCTCTACCGCAAGCGCATCCTGCGCGACCAGCCGCTCGGCTGCCTCGTGGTGGTGGTGGGCAACCTCACCGTCGGCGGCACGGGCAAGACCCCCGTGGTGGAGAAGTTCGCCCGCGCGCTCCGTGACCGCGGCCGGAAGGTCGCCATCCTCAGTCGCGGCTACAAGAGCAAGGCTCCGCCGTTCTGGAAAAAATGGTGGTTCTGGCTCAACCACACCGAGGACGCCCCGCCGCGCATCGTGAGCGACGGCAAGACCGTGCTGCTCGACTCCGAGGTGGCCGGCGACGAGCCGTTCATGCTCGCGCGCAACCTGCCCGGCGTGGTCGTGCTCGTGGACAAGGACCGCGTGAAGGCCGGGGCCTACGCGATCAAGCGGTTCGGCTGCGACACGCTGGTGCTCGACGACGGCTTCCAATACCTGCCGCTCAAGGGCCGCCTCAACCTGCTGCTGGTGGACAAGACCAACCCCTTCGGCAACGGCTTCCTCCTGCCGCGCGGCATCCTGCGCGAGCCCATCAAGCACCTGAAGCGCGCGTCCTACGTTTTCCTCACCAAGTCCAAGGGCGTGCGCGACGACGAGCTCGAGGCGATGATCCGCCGCTTCAACCCCGACGCCGAAATCATCGAGTGCGCACACAAGCCGCAGTATCTCCAGCGCATCGACGGCGGGGAGCGGCTGCCGCTCTCCGCGATCGCCGGCAAGCGCATCGGCGCCTTCAGCGGCATCGCCGCACCGGAGAGCTTCGAGGGCTTCCTGCGCGAGACCGGCGCGCGGCTGGACTACACCAAACGCTTCCTCGATCACCACCGGTTCACGACCGACGAGCTGCAGGCGGTCTTTCACGAGGCGCTGGAAGCGCGTGTGGACATGGTCATCACGACGGAGAAGGACGCGGTGCGCATCGACACGACGCGCAGGATCCCCCTGCCGTGCTATTATCTTCGTCTGGAAATCGACATTCTGCGCGGCGCGTCGGACTTCGACGAGGCGGTCGGCAAGATCTGCTTCCCGCGGGGCGAGCCGGTGCTGGCGTCGAATCCGCCGCTGTGA
- a CDS encoding aminopeptidase, whose product MSDPRYARLAEVLTGFSCDLKKGERVLIDAFDVPDLFVIALVRAARYRGALPYVNIQKARITRELLKGASKEQYELTSGIELARMQKMQAYIAARGSENIFETSDVPSERVQLVAKAMKPVLDYRVNKTKWVVIRWPSSAMAQQAGMSTEAFEDFYFKVCTFDYRRYGPGMAALEDLMNKTDRVHLKGPGTDLTFSIKGIGAEACGGLRNIPDGEVFSCPVKDSVEGVIQYNAPTVYLGTAFDNIRLVFKKGKIVEATANNTKRLNEILDTDAGARYIGEFAIGFNPHITEPMRDILFDEKIAGSFHFTPGKAYERAGNGNESAVHWDMVSIQRPEYGGGEIWFDGKLIRKDGLFTTPALKKLNPDQLLKVK is encoded by the coding sequence ATGAGTGATCCCCGTTATGCCCGGCTGGCCGAGGTTCTGACCGGCTTTTCCTGCGACCTGAAAAAAGGCGAGCGAGTCCTGATCGACGCCTTCGATGTGCCCGACCTGTTTGTCATCGCGTTGGTCCGTGCGGCCCGCTACCGCGGCGCGCTGCCCTACGTGAACATCCAGAAGGCCCGCATCACGCGCGAGCTGCTGAAGGGAGCGAGCAAGGAGCAATACGAGCTCACCTCCGGCATCGAACTGGCCCGCATGCAGAAAATGCAGGCCTACATCGCGGCGCGCGGCTCGGAGAACATCTTCGAGACCTCCGATGTGCCGTCGGAGCGGGTGCAGCTCGTGGCCAAGGCCATGAAGCCCGTGCTCGATTACCGTGTGAACAAGACCAAGTGGGTCGTCATCCGCTGGCCCTCCAGCGCCATGGCCCAGCAGGCGGGCATGAGCACGGAGGCGTTCGAGGATTTCTATTTCAAGGTCTGCACCTTCGACTACCGCCGCTACGGCCCCGGCATGGCCGCGCTGGAGGACCTGATGAACAAGACCGACCGCGTCCACCTCAAGGGCCCGGGCACCGACCTGACCTTCTCGATCAAGGGCATCGGCGCCGAGGCCTGCGGCGGCCTGCGCAACATTCCCGACGGCGAGGTGTTCTCCTGCCCGGTCAAGGACAGCGTCGAGGGCGTCATCCAATACAACGCGCCCACCGTCTATCTCGGCACCGCCTTTGACAACATCCGGCTCGTCTTCAAGAAGGGCAAGATCGTCGAGGCCACCGCGAACAACACGAAGCGCCTGAATGAGATTCTCGATACCGACGCCGGTGCCCGCTACATCGGCGAGTTCGCCATCGGGTTCAACCCGCACATCACGGAGCCGATGCGCGACATCCTCTTCGACGAGAAGATCGCCGGCTCCTTCCACTTCACGCCCGGCAAGGCCTATGAGCGCGCCGGCAACGGCAACGAGTCGGCCGTGCACTGGGACATGGTCAGCATCCAGCGGCCCGAATACGGCGGCGGCGAAATCTGGTTCGACGGGAAGCTCATCCGCAAGGACGGCCTGTTCACCACGCCCGCCCTGAAGAAGCTGAATCCCGACCAGCTGCTGAAGGTGAAATAA
- a CDS encoding SPFH domain-containing protein: protein MSALVIGGLLLFAGLVAFALRGFSQTPAGKGSVGGAAVLLVLIGVGVLIFASAVNVAEDETGLVIKTLGSDLPAGQIIALKGEKGPQADVLGPGWHFGYWPWSYEVRKVDTVLVPEGQLGIVTAQDGRTLSTGDVYAPAWKSADDMLNARKFLESPDSRRGPQLTILTPGRYRFNPALFSVQMKPVTFVSAGEVGVVKANAGTTYDGSDKTSVNGVDIVPPGHRGIWNKPLLPGAYNLHPDAFQVIKVRTTQRVYTYQHVERGPSTAARGNQPARNEPGWDDSVRVRSKDGFTFPVEVRLSLSVTAENAAYMVALLGDPDRIVKDEQEGEELEVLEARLILPTVRAALRNVAETLGALEFVATRSRVETTTTRMIDEQFKEHKLKFEGAFIGAIGLDATDAGKQLLQTQTDREVALNQKQTFQQQEQTEQTRKQFIRAREEADQQKQLVEAEFAVRTASERARAQVESAKGEAETIRITSQAKKESYELLAAAIGSQGVTLLESLKLVSEGKIKITPEVLVQSGGDGSATDALAATLLRGAQTAETAKPAGK from the coding sequence ATGTCAGCACTCGTAATCGGCGGTCTGCTTCTTTTTGCCGGACTCGTGGCATTCGCGCTGCGCGGCTTTTCCCAAACGCCCGCGGGCAAGGGCTCGGTCGGCGGCGCCGCCGTGCTGCTCGTGCTGATCGGCGTGGGCGTGCTGATCTTCGCCTCGGCGGTGAACGTCGCCGAGGATGAGACCGGCCTCGTCATCAAGACCCTCGGCTCCGATCTGCCCGCCGGGCAGATCATCGCGCTCAAGGGCGAGAAGGGTCCGCAGGCCGACGTGCTCGGGCCGGGCTGGCATTTCGGCTACTGGCCGTGGTCCTACGAGGTCCGCAAGGTGGACACCGTGCTCGTCCCCGAGGGGCAGCTCGGCATCGTCACCGCCCAGGACGGCCGCACACTCTCCACGGGCGATGTTTATGCGCCCGCCTGGAAATCGGCCGACGACATGCTCAACGCGCGGAAATTCCTCGAAAGCCCCGACAGCCGCCGCGGCCCGCAGCTCACGATCCTCACGCCCGGCCGCTATCGTTTCAACCCGGCACTCTTCAGCGTGCAGATGAAGCCCGTGACCTTCGTGTCAGCGGGCGAGGTCGGCGTGGTCAAGGCCAACGCCGGCACCACCTACGACGGGTCCGACAAAACCTCGGTGAACGGCGTGGACATCGTCCCGCCGGGCCATCGCGGCATCTGGAACAAACCGCTTCTGCCCGGCGCCTACAACCTGCACCCCGATGCTTTTCAGGTCATCAAGGTCCGCACGACGCAGCGTGTTTACACCTACCAGCATGTGGAGCGCGGCCCCTCTACCGCGGCGCGCGGCAACCAGCCGGCGCGGAACGAGCCGGGTTGGGATGACTCGGTGCGCGTGCGCTCCAAGGACGGTTTCACCTTCCCCGTGGAGGTTCGCCTGTCGCTTTCTGTCACGGCCGAGAACGCCGCCTACATGGTGGCCCTGCTCGGCGATCCCGACCGCATCGTGAAGGATGAGCAGGAGGGCGAGGAACTCGAGGTGCTCGAGGCCCGTTTGATTCTGCCGACCGTCCGCGCGGCCCTCCGCAACGTCGCCGAAACACTCGGTGCCCTGGAGTTCGTTGCCACGCGCAGCCGCGTGGAGACGACCACGACCCGGATGATCGACGAGCAGTTCAAAGAGCACAAACTGAAGTTCGAGGGCGCCTTCATCGGTGCCATCGGCCTCGATGCCACCGACGCCGGCAAGCAGCTGCTCCAGACCCAGACCGACCGCGAGGTCGCGCTCAACCAGAAGCAGACCTTCCAGCAGCAGGAGCAGACTGAACAGACCCGCAAGCAGTTCATCCGCGCCCGTGAGGAAGCCGATCAGCAGAAACAGCTGGTCGAGGCCGAGTTTGCCGTGCGCACCGCGTCCGAGCGCGCCCGCGCCCAGGTCGAGTCCGCCAAGGGCGAGGCCGAGACCATCCGCATCACCTCGCAGGCGAAAAAGGAAAGCTATGAACTCCTCGCCGCCGCCATCGGCTCCCAGGGAGTAACGCTGCTTGAGAGCCTCAAGCTCGTGAGCGAGGGCAAGATCAAGATCACCCCCGAAGTGCTCGTGCAATCTGGCGGCGACGGCTCGGCCACGGATGCGCTTGCGGCGACCCTGTTGCGCGGCGCGCAGACGGCGGAGACCGCCAAGCCGGCGGGGAAGTGA
- a CDS encoding adenosine deaminase family protein translates to MPAISDSPHFAFAQSLPKTETHLHLEGALPLELLRRVRPEFAQPPVSWPHNFKFRDFAHFEKDLLDMAFSWYTTPARYHEAAKVIFARLVAQNVKYLETSFASGALEFLGLDGKEVLSAIIAAVPDELEVRVFLGIHHNGAGPKMRPVLEDALGWRDLAGIDLHGFEDAPLEPWTAPYWAAARRAGKYTKAHAGEFMGADFVKRVLDELNPHRIEHGVRAVEDPAVVRELIQRDIALDMCPISNHKLMPGISLANHPIRRLFDAGVKVTISTDDPISFGNRINDEYVALADRSGFERRELVQIARNGFDVALLPEAQKRAWLAELDQVVV, encoded by the coding sequence ATGCCCGCCATCTCCGACTCCCCGCACTTCGCCTTCGCGCAATCCCTGCCGAAGACGGAAACGCATTTGCATCTGGAGGGCGCGCTGCCGCTGGAGCTGTTGCGCCGCGTGCGGCCGGAGTTCGCCCAACCGCCGGTCTCGTGGCCGCATAATTTCAAGTTCCGCGACTTCGCGCATTTCGAGAAGGACCTGCTCGACATGGCGTTCTCTTGGTACACCACGCCGGCGCGCTATCATGAGGCGGCCAAGGTCATCTTCGCGCGGCTGGTCGCGCAGAATGTGAAGTATCTCGAAACGAGCTTTGCGTCGGGTGCGCTTGAGTTTCTCGGTCTTGACGGCAAGGAGGTGCTCTCCGCCATCATCGCCGCGGTGCCGGACGAACTGGAGGTACGCGTCTTTCTCGGCATCCACCACAACGGCGCAGGACCGAAGATGAGGCCCGTGCTGGAAGACGCCCTTGGCTGGCGCGACCTCGCCGGCATCGACCTGCACGGTTTTGAGGACGCCCCGCTCGAGCCTTGGACCGCGCCCTACTGGGCGGCGGCGCGAAGGGCGGGCAAATACACCAAGGCCCACGCGGGCGAGTTCATGGGCGCCGACTTCGTGAAGCGCGTGCTCGACGAGTTGAACCCCCACCGCATCGAGCACGGCGTGCGCGCGGTTGAGGATCCGGCCGTCGTGCGGGAACTGATCCAGCGGGACATCGCCTTGGACATGTGTCCGATCAGCAACCACAAGCTCATGCCCGGCATCAGCCTCGCGAACCACCCGATCCGCCGGCTGTTCGACGCGGGGGTCAAGGTGACGATCAGCACCGACGATCCGATTTCCTTCGGCAATCGCATCAACGACGAATACGTCGCGCTCGCCGACCGCAGCGGTTTCGAACGCCGCGAGCTCGTGCAGATCGCGCGCAACGGCTTCGACGTCGCCCTGCTGCCCGAGGCGCAGAAGCGCGCCTGGTTGGCGGAGCTGGACCAGGTGGTGGTCTGA
- the recR gene encoding recombination mediator RecR: MTPALEQLQKALKQLPGVGYRSAERIALHLLVEKPERLPQLVTALEAAARSVRRCTVCGNLAEEEHCAICADEKRRIGQVCVVENVQDLAALERSGAYRGRYHVLHGKLSPIRGVAPEDLNLATLIARVESGELTELILALSNDVEGEATCHYLTDRLPKAGLKITRIGFGLPSGGGVLYADAVTLKSALEGRRNY; this comes from the coding sequence ATGACTCCCGCGCTCGAACAGCTGCAAAAGGCCCTCAAACAGTTACCGGGTGTCGGTTACCGGTCGGCCGAGCGGATTGCACTGCATCTGCTCGTTGAAAAGCCGGAACGGCTGCCGCAGCTGGTCACGGCCCTGGAGGCGGCCGCACGGAGTGTGCGGCGCTGCACAGTGTGCGGGAATCTGGCCGAGGAGGAACATTGCGCGATCTGTGCCGACGAGAAACGGCGCATCGGCCAGGTCTGCGTCGTGGAAAACGTACAGGATCTCGCCGCGCTAGAGCGCTCCGGCGCCTACCGGGGGCGTTATCATGTGCTGCATGGCAAATTGTCCCCCATCCGCGGCGTAGCGCCCGAGGACCTGAACCTGGCGACGCTGATCGCACGCGTGGAGTCGGGCGAGTTGACCGAGCTCATCCTCGCCCTGTCCAACGACGTGGAAGGCGAGGCCACTTGTCATTACCTCACGGACCGATTGCCCAAAGCCGGCCTGAAAATCACGCGCATCGGATTTGGTCTGCCCAGCGGGGGCGGGGTGCTTTACGCCGATGCCGTCACACTGAAGAGCGCTCTGGAAGGCCGGCGGAATTACTGA